The following proteins are co-located in the Hydractinia symbiolongicarpus strain clone_291-10 chromosome 7, HSymV2.1, whole genome shotgun sequence genome:
- the LOC130648943 gene encoding formin-like protein 2 isoform X3 has protein sequence MKSIWKSKKESVTEGQHTVRFYINQLERHLDPNLRIKSPSKKLLKGLISVETLLTSLEVDLRSNPNATWLREFIDEPNYGHVGLLKLLKQLQDSNNNLVYTEKNNSKSKKNETVLTKEPNDEHLCLLCIKAIVRNKYGFHQILAAPRSLSTMAVCLRLSNVKTKTVVLKIFSEACEHPGGFEKALQAFEDYKQLKQERYRFEGLVHTVIFNGRLNNPAYQEIVLHFFNALLSNAPSLNQRVFHQQELEQAGFSAEKVEKALEGLRADCVRDELNKWQNNYIDVSTTLDEFVSLKSRSTMLREEVDLLQSRLEDVGREKNMYAHEKRELERKVEEYKLRCSELHGKIENIKHQHQDSNKEEDITHAIEDVVEEILRPLTPPIPTPPPPPMRISSIPSSPTSPAFSPPPPPLILPPPPPPDLSSLAKDSQAAYPTSSARLPMLHWQPITRPSKESIFMQLSPTSISERLNFTQLDEMFELKQPTAPTHNLQREAALLKLSTQVTVLNANKARNILIARKRISLEPEDLVNAINACDVVALNPECAELLLKFTPTPEERSALLKCSSDFENMAEAEKFMIQLTKIERLESKLNTMAFIGSFDELFRTVSPQIEAIITASVSVSTSQKLRQLLEIILAYGNYINGSRRGFTRAFKLDSLVKLDEIKTNDKKMSLLQYLVHMIRVEFPGVHTFYEDIEVQPTLNVSMETLTADVQHLRKGLDVAKSERDKQPENYVIHNFYNRAMLKIQQISERYRKMDELYKEVCLLFCEDPKTTEPAKFFNGFQSFINRYKRATKEIDEHAQEEKTLRKAEHLKSQNEKIRQKSAKLAADAVQKRRSLYDQSEYRTPQERPLSEMYNGNADFTDGQDSTEKTLNNNEEDAIDQNILYVNNGRRRSKSCGPLFKEDSYQNSQILKEAPVIQVFEPNGELNGNITSCL, from the exons atgaaatcCATTTGGAAGAGTAaaaaa GAATCAGTGACAGAGGGTCAGCATACTGTCAGATTTTATATCAATCAACTTGAGCGTCATCTTGACCCCAATCTACGCATAAAGAGTCCTTCGAAAAAGCTACTAAAAGGGCTTATATCTGTTGAAACGCTTTTGACGTCTCTTGAAGTTGATCTCAGATCGAATCCTAATGCAAC ttggTTGCGGGAATTCATTGATGAACCAAATTACGGTCACGTTGGGTTGttaaaacttttgaaacaaCTTCAGGACAGCAATAACAATCTGGTTTacacagaaaaaaacaacagtaaatcgaaaaaaaatgaaactgtCCTAACTAAGGAACCG AACGATGAACATTTATGTCTGCTTTGTATAAAAGCCATTGTTCGAAACAAG TatggttttcatcaaatattggCAGCTCCGCGTAGTTTGTCAACTATGGCCGTTTGCTTGCGACTGTCGAATGTTAAAACGAAAACGGTTGTTTTGAAA ATATTTTCAGAAGCGTGTGAGCACCCTGGCGGTTTTGAAAAAGCTCTACAAGCATTTGAAGACTACAAACAATTGAAACAAGAAAGATATCGATTTGAGGGATTAGTGCACACTGTCATTTTTAACGGAAGACTCAATAACCCAGCATATCAG GAAATTGTATTGCATTTTTTCAACGCGCTGTTAAGTAATGCACCTTCATTGAATCAACGTGTTTTTCATCAACAAGAATTGGAACAAGCAGGATTCAGTGCAGAAAAGGTGGAAAAG GCGTTGGAAGGCTTACGTGCAGATTGTGTTCGAGATGAGCTCAATAAGTGGCAAAACAATTATATTGATGTTTCTACAACGCTGGATGAATTTGTCTCTCTAAAGAGTAGATCCACCATGTTGAGAGAAGAG GTTGATTTATTACAGTCTCGATTAGAG GATGTCGGTAGGGAGAAAAATATGTATGCTCATGAAAAGAGAGAG CTGGAAAGAAAAGTGGAAGAGTACAAATTGCGATGTTCTGAGCTTCATGGAAAGATTGAAAATATCAAACATCAACATCAAGATTCGAACAAAGAAGAAGACATTACTCACGCTATTGAAGATGTTGTTGAGGAAATCTTACGACCCTTGACTCCTCCAATACCAACTCCACCTCCACCACCAATGAGAATCAGTTCGATACCATCATCGCCTACCTCTCCTGCGTTTTCCCCGCCTCCTCCGCCTCTAATACTACCACCGCCACCTCCTCCTGATTTGAGCTCGTTAGCGAAAG ATTCTCAAGCTGCATATCCCACTTCGTCTGCACGGCTACCTATGTTGCATTGGCAGCCCATCACAAGACCTTCAAAAGAAAGTATTTTTATG caaTTGTCCCCAACTTCAATATCTGAGAGGCTCAACTTTACACAGTTGGACGAAATGTTTGAATTAAAGCAACCGACAGCACCCACGCACAATTTACAACGCGAAGCTG cACTACTTAAATTGTCTACTCAAGTAACAGTACTTAATGCTAACAAAGCACGAAACATTTTGATCGCACGAAAACGAATATCACTTGAACCAGAAGATTTGGTAAATGCAATCAATGCTTGCGATGTTGTTGCTTTGAATCCTGAATGTGCAGAACTGTTGTTGAAGTTTACACCCACACCGGAAGAA cGATCTGCTCTGCTCAAGTGTTCAAGTGATTTTGAAAACATGGCTGAAGCCGAGAAGTTTATGATACAG CTGACGAAAATAGAAAGATTGGAAAGTAAATTAAACACAATGGCTTTCATAGGATCATTTGATGAACTGTTTCGTACCGTGTCACCC CAAATTGAGGCGATCATTACTGCTTCTGTTTCGGTATCCACAAGTCAAAAACTCAGACAACTACTCGAA ATCATTTTAGCGTATGGAAATTATATTAACGGTTCCAGACGTGGTTTCACGCGGGCATTTAAACTTGATTCTCTTGTTAAG TTGGACGAAATCAAAACAAACGACAAGAAGATGTCACTTTTGCAATACCTTGTACATATGATTCGAGTAGAATTCCCTGGTGTGCACACCTTTTATGAAGATATTGAAGTTCAGCCTACTTTAAATG TTTCAATGGAAACGCTGACTGCGGATGTACAACACCTAAGAAAAGGATTAGATGTCGCCAAAAGTGAACGCGATAAACAACCTGAGAATTATGTTATACAT AATTTTTACAATCGCGCCATGCTGAAAATCCAGCAAATCAGTGAACGATATCGTAAAATGGATGAATTGTACAAGGAAGTGTGTCTTTTGTTTTGCGAGGATCCTAAAACGACAGAGCCAGCGAAATTTTTCAATGGTTTTCAAAGTTTTATTAATCGATATAAACGCGCTACGAAAGAAATAGACGAGCATGCACAGGAAGAGAAAACATTGAGAAAAGCTGAACATTTGAAAtcacaaaatgaaaaaatccgACAAAAATCTGCTAAGTTAGCAGCTGATGCAGTACAAAAAAGACGTTCTTTATACGATCAAAGCGAATATAGGACACCACAAGAGAGACCTTTAAGCGAAATGTATAATGGGAATGCTGACTTTACAGACGGACAGGATTCAACAGAGAAAACATTAAACAATAACGAAGAAGATGCTATCGATCAAAATATTCTTTATGTAAACAACGGCCGAAGAAGATCTAAAAGTTGCGGCCCGTTATTTAAGGAAGATTCTTATCAAAATAGCCAGATATTAAAAGAGGCGCCAGTAATACAAGTATTTGAACCAAATGGCGAGTTGAATGGAAATATTACTTCATGTTTGTAA
- the LOC130648943 gene encoding formin-like protein 2 isoform X1, which translates to MKSEFILEGSNIMPSDSEVTRRFSVLVESLNLPSDIVEPLMNKSLIHKRELLKGQESVTEGQHTVRFYINQLERHLDPNLRIKSPSKKLLKGLISVETLLTSLEVDLRSNPNATWLREFIDEPNYGHVGLLKLLKQLQDSNNNLVYTEKNNSKSKKNETVLTKEPNDEHLCLLCIKAIVRNKYGFHQILAAPRSLSTMAVCLRLSNVKTKTVVLKIFSEACEHPGGFEKALQAFEDYKQLKQERYRFEGLVHTVIFNGRLNNPAYQEIVLHFFNALLSNAPSLNQRVFHQQELEQAGFSAEKVEKALEGLRADCVRDELNKWQNNYIDVSTTLDEFVSLKSRSTMLREEVDLLQSRLEDVGREKNMYAHEKRELERKVEEYKLRCSELHGKIENIKHQHQDSNKEEDITHAIEDVVEEILRPLTPPIPTPPPPPMRISSIPSSPTSPAFSPPPPPLILPPPPPPDLSSLAKDSQAAYPTSSARLPMLHWQPITRPSKESIFMQLSPTSISERLNFTQLDEMFELKQPTAPTHNLQREAALLKLSTQVTVLNANKARNILIARKRISLEPEDLVNAINACDVVALNPECAELLLKFTPTPEERSALLKCSSDFENMAEAEKFMIQLTKIERLESKLNTMAFIGSFDELFRTVSPQIEAIITASVSVSTSQKLRQLLEIILAYGNYINGSRRGFTRAFKLDSLVKLDEIKTNDKKMSLLQYLVHMIRVEFPGVHTFYEDIEVQPTLNVSMETLTADVQHLRKGLDVAKSERDKQPENYVIHNFYNRAMLKIQQISERYRKMDELYKEVCLLFCEDPKTTEPAKFFNGFQSFINRYKRATKEIDEHAQEEKTLRKAEHLKSQNEKIRQKSAKLAADAVQKRRSLYDQSEYRTPQERPLSEMYNGNADFTDGQDSTEKTLNNNEEDAIDQNILYVNNGRRRSKSCGPLFKEDSYQNSQILKEAPVIQVFEPNGELNGNITSCL; encoded by the exons GAATCAGTGACAGAGGGTCAGCATACTGTCAGATTTTATATCAATCAACTTGAGCGTCATCTTGACCCCAATCTACGCATAAAGAGTCCTTCGAAAAAGCTACTAAAAGGGCTTATATCTGTTGAAACGCTTTTGACGTCTCTTGAAGTTGATCTCAGATCGAATCCTAATGCAAC ttggTTGCGGGAATTCATTGATGAACCAAATTACGGTCACGTTGGGTTGttaaaacttttgaaacaaCTTCAGGACAGCAATAACAATCTGGTTTacacagaaaaaaacaacagtaaatcgaaaaaaaatgaaactgtCCTAACTAAGGAACCG AACGATGAACATTTATGTCTGCTTTGTATAAAAGCCATTGTTCGAAACAAG TatggttttcatcaaatattggCAGCTCCGCGTAGTTTGTCAACTATGGCCGTTTGCTTGCGACTGTCGAATGTTAAAACGAAAACGGTTGTTTTGAAA ATATTTTCAGAAGCGTGTGAGCACCCTGGCGGTTTTGAAAAAGCTCTACAAGCATTTGAAGACTACAAACAATTGAAACAAGAAAGATATCGATTTGAGGGATTAGTGCACACTGTCATTTTTAACGGAAGACTCAATAACCCAGCATATCAG GAAATTGTATTGCATTTTTTCAACGCGCTGTTAAGTAATGCACCTTCATTGAATCAACGTGTTTTTCATCAACAAGAATTGGAACAAGCAGGATTCAGTGCAGAAAAGGTGGAAAAG GCGTTGGAAGGCTTACGTGCAGATTGTGTTCGAGATGAGCTCAATAAGTGGCAAAACAATTATATTGATGTTTCTACAACGCTGGATGAATTTGTCTCTCTAAAGAGTAGATCCACCATGTTGAGAGAAGAG GTTGATTTATTACAGTCTCGATTAGAG GATGTCGGTAGGGAGAAAAATATGTATGCTCATGAAAAGAGAGAG CTGGAAAGAAAAGTGGAAGAGTACAAATTGCGATGTTCTGAGCTTCATGGAAAGATTGAAAATATCAAACATCAACATCAAGATTCGAACAAAGAAGAAGACATTACTCACGCTATTGAAGATGTTGTTGAGGAAATCTTACGACCCTTGACTCCTCCAATACCAACTCCACCTCCACCACCAATGAGAATCAGTTCGATACCATCATCGCCTACCTCTCCTGCGTTTTCCCCGCCTCCTCCGCCTCTAATACTACCACCGCCACCTCCTCCTGATTTGAGCTCGTTAGCGAAAG ATTCTCAAGCTGCATATCCCACTTCGTCTGCACGGCTACCTATGTTGCATTGGCAGCCCATCACAAGACCTTCAAAAGAAAGTATTTTTATG caaTTGTCCCCAACTTCAATATCTGAGAGGCTCAACTTTACACAGTTGGACGAAATGTTTGAATTAAAGCAACCGACAGCACCCACGCACAATTTACAACGCGAAGCTG cACTACTTAAATTGTCTACTCAAGTAACAGTACTTAATGCTAACAAAGCACGAAACATTTTGATCGCACGAAAACGAATATCACTTGAACCAGAAGATTTGGTAAATGCAATCAATGCTTGCGATGTTGTTGCTTTGAATCCTGAATGTGCAGAACTGTTGTTGAAGTTTACACCCACACCGGAAGAA cGATCTGCTCTGCTCAAGTGTTCAAGTGATTTTGAAAACATGGCTGAAGCCGAGAAGTTTATGATACAG CTGACGAAAATAGAAAGATTGGAAAGTAAATTAAACACAATGGCTTTCATAGGATCATTTGATGAACTGTTTCGTACCGTGTCACCC CAAATTGAGGCGATCATTACTGCTTCTGTTTCGGTATCCACAAGTCAAAAACTCAGACAACTACTCGAA ATCATTTTAGCGTATGGAAATTATATTAACGGTTCCAGACGTGGTTTCACGCGGGCATTTAAACTTGATTCTCTTGTTAAG TTGGACGAAATCAAAACAAACGACAAGAAGATGTCACTTTTGCAATACCTTGTACATATGATTCGAGTAGAATTCCCTGGTGTGCACACCTTTTATGAAGATATTGAAGTTCAGCCTACTTTAAATG TTTCAATGGAAACGCTGACTGCGGATGTACAACACCTAAGAAAAGGATTAGATGTCGCCAAAAGTGAACGCGATAAACAACCTGAGAATTATGTTATACAT AATTTTTACAATCGCGCCATGCTGAAAATCCAGCAAATCAGTGAACGATATCGTAAAATGGATGAATTGTACAAGGAAGTGTGTCTTTTGTTTTGCGAGGATCCTAAAACGACAGAGCCAGCGAAATTTTTCAATGGTTTTCAAAGTTTTATTAATCGATATAAACGCGCTACGAAAGAAATAGACGAGCATGCACAGGAAGAGAAAACATTGAGAAAAGCTGAACATTTGAAAtcacaaaatgaaaaaatccgACAAAAATCTGCTAAGTTAGCAGCTGATGCAGTACAAAAAAGACGTTCTTTATACGATCAAAGCGAATATAGGACACCACAAGAGAGACCTTTAAGCGAAATGTATAATGGGAATGCTGACTTTACAGACGGACAGGATTCAACAGAGAAAACATTAAACAATAACGAAGAAGATGCTATCGATCAAAATATTCTTTATGTAAACAACGGCCGAAGAAGATCTAAAAGTTGCGGCCCGTTATTTAAGGAAGATTCTTATCAAAATAGCCAGATATTAAAAGAGGCGCCAGTAATACAAGTATTTGAACCAAATGGCGAGTTGAATGGAAATATTACTTCATGTTTGTAA
- the LOC130648943 gene encoding formin-like protein 2 isoform X2 encodes MYRIMYLDEQESVTEGQHTVRFYINQLERHLDPNLRIKSPSKKLLKGLISVETLLTSLEVDLRSNPNATWLREFIDEPNYGHVGLLKLLKQLQDSNNNLVYTEKNNSKSKKNETVLTKEPNDEHLCLLCIKAIVRNKYGFHQILAAPRSLSTMAVCLRLSNVKTKTVVLKIFSEACEHPGGFEKALQAFEDYKQLKQERYRFEGLVHTVIFNGRLNNPAYQEIVLHFFNALLSNAPSLNQRVFHQQELEQAGFSAEKVEKALEGLRADCVRDELNKWQNNYIDVSTTLDEFVSLKSRSTMLREEVDLLQSRLEDVGREKNMYAHEKRELERKVEEYKLRCSELHGKIENIKHQHQDSNKEEDITHAIEDVVEEILRPLTPPIPTPPPPPMRISSIPSSPTSPAFSPPPPPLILPPPPPPDLSSLAKDSQAAYPTSSARLPMLHWQPITRPSKESIFMQLSPTSISERLNFTQLDEMFELKQPTAPTHNLQREAALLKLSTQVTVLNANKARNILIARKRISLEPEDLVNAINACDVVALNPECAELLLKFTPTPEERSALLKCSSDFENMAEAEKFMIQLTKIERLESKLNTMAFIGSFDELFRTVSPQIEAIITASVSVSTSQKLRQLLEIILAYGNYINGSRRGFTRAFKLDSLVKLDEIKTNDKKMSLLQYLVHMIRVEFPGVHTFYEDIEVQPTLNVSMETLTADVQHLRKGLDVAKSERDKQPENYVIHNFYNRAMLKIQQISERYRKMDELYKEVCLLFCEDPKTTEPAKFFNGFQSFINRYKRATKEIDEHAQEEKTLRKAEHLKSQNEKIRQKSAKLAADAVQKRRSLYDQSEYRTPQERPLSEMYNGNADFTDGQDSTEKTLNNNEEDAIDQNILYVNNGRRRSKSCGPLFKEDSYQNSQILKEAPVIQVFEPNGELNGNITSCL; translated from the exons GAATCAGTGACAGAGGGTCAGCATACTGTCAGATTTTATATCAATCAACTTGAGCGTCATCTTGACCCCAATCTACGCATAAAGAGTCCTTCGAAAAAGCTACTAAAAGGGCTTATATCTGTTGAAACGCTTTTGACGTCTCTTGAAGTTGATCTCAGATCGAATCCTAATGCAAC ttggTTGCGGGAATTCATTGATGAACCAAATTACGGTCACGTTGGGTTGttaaaacttttgaaacaaCTTCAGGACAGCAATAACAATCTGGTTTacacagaaaaaaacaacagtaaatcgaaaaaaaatgaaactgtCCTAACTAAGGAACCG AACGATGAACATTTATGTCTGCTTTGTATAAAAGCCATTGTTCGAAACAAG TatggttttcatcaaatattggCAGCTCCGCGTAGTTTGTCAACTATGGCCGTTTGCTTGCGACTGTCGAATGTTAAAACGAAAACGGTTGTTTTGAAA ATATTTTCAGAAGCGTGTGAGCACCCTGGCGGTTTTGAAAAAGCTCTACAAGCATTTGAAGACTACAAACAATTGAAACAAGAAAGATATCGATTTGAGGGATTAGTGCACACTGTCATTTTTAACGGAAGACTCAATAACCCAGCATATCAG GAAATTGTATTGCATTTTTTCAACGCGCTGTTAAGTAATGCACCTTCATTGAATCAACGTGTTTTTCATCAACAAGAATTGGAACAAGCAGGATTCAGTGCAGAAAAGGTGGAAAAG GCGTTGGAAGGCTTACGTGCAGATTGTGTTCGAGATGAGCTCAATAAGTGGCAAAACAATTATATTGATGTTTCTACAACGCTGGATGAATTTGTCTCTCTAAAGAGTAGATCCACCATGTTGAGAGAAGAG GTTGATTTATTACAGTCTCGATTAGAG GATGTCGGTAGGGAGAAAAATATGTATGCTCATGAAAAGAGAGAG CTGGAAAGAAAAGTGGAAGAGTACAAATTGCGATGTTCTGAGCTTCATGGAAAGATTGAAAATATCAAACATCAACATCAAGATTCGAACAAAGAAGAAGACATTACTCACGCTATTGAAGATGTTGTTGAGGAAATCTTACGACCCTTGACTCCTCCAATACCAACTCCACCTCCACCACCAATGAGAATCAGTTCGATACCATCATCGCCTACCTCTCCTGCGTTTTCCCCGCCTCCTCCGCCTCTAATACTACCACCGCCACCTCCTCCTGATTTGAGCTCGTTAGCGAAAG ATTCTCAAGCTGCATATCCCACTTCGTCTGCACGGCTACCTATGTTGCATTGGCAGCCCATCACAAGACCTTCAAAAGAAAGTATTTTTATG caaTTGTCCCCAACTTCAATATCTGAGAGGCTCAACTTTACACAGTTGGACGAAATGTTTGAATTAAAGCAACCGACAGCACCCACGCACAATTTACAACGCGAAGCTG cACTACTTAAATTGTCTACTCAAGTAACAGTACTTAATGCTAACAAAGCACGAAACATTTTGATCGCACGAAAACGAATATCACTTGAACCAGAAGATTTGGTAAATGCAATCAATGCTTGCGATGTTGTTGCTTTGAATCCTGAATGTGCAGAACTGTTGTTGAAGTTTACACCCACACCGGAAGAA cGATCTGCTCTGCTCAAGTGTTCAAGTGATTTTGAAAACATGGCTGAAGCCGAGAAGTTTATGATACAG CTGACGAAAATAGAAAGATTGGAAAGTAAATTAAACACAATGGCTTTCATAGGATCATTTGATGAACTGTTTCGTACCGTGTCACCC CAAATTGAGGCGATCATTACTGCTTCTGTTTCGGTATCCACAAGTCAAAAACTCAGACAACTACTCGAA ATCATTTTAGCGTATGGAAATTATATTAACGGTTCCAGACGTGGTTTCACGCGGGCATTTAAACTTGATTCTCTTGTTAAG TTGGACGAAATCAAAACAAACGACAAGAAGATGTCACTTTTGCAATACCTTGTACATATGATTCGAGTAGAATTCCCTGGTGTGCACACCTTTTATGAAGATATTGAAGTTCAGCCTACTTTAAATG TTTCAATGGAAACGCTGACTGCGGATGTACAACACCTAAGAAAAGGATTAGATGTCGCCAAAAGTGAACGCGATAAACAACCTGAGAATTATGTTATACAT AATTTTTACAATCGCGCCATGCTGAAAATCCAGCAAATCAGTGAACGATATCGTAAAATGGATGAATTGTACAAGGAAGTGTGTCTTTTGTTTTGCGAGGATCCTAAAACGACAGAGCCAGCGAAATTTTTCAATGGTTTTCAAAGTTTTATTAATCGATATAAACGCGCTACGAAAGAAATAGACGAGCATGCACAGGAAGAGAAAACATTGAGAAAAGCTGAACATTTGAAAtcacaaaatgaaaaaatccgACAAAAATCTGCTAAGTTAGCAGCTGATGCAGTACAAAAAAGACGTTCTTTATACGATCAAAGCGAATATAGGACACCACAAGAGAGACCTTTAAGCGAAATGTATAATGGGAATGCTGACTTTACAGACGGACAGGATTCAACAGAGAAAACATTAAACAATAACGAAGAAGATGCTATCGATCAAAATATTCTTTATGTAAACAACGGCCGAAGAAGATCTAAAAGTTGCGGCCCGTTATTTAAGGAAGATTCTTATCAAAATAGCCAGATATTAAAAGAGGCGCCAGTAATACAAGTATTTGAACCAAATGGCGAGTTGAATGGAAATATTACTTCATGTTTGTAA
- the LOC130648952 gene encoding uncharacterized protein LOC130648952 has protein sequence MKEEFLFHFYYACFLIIFAASKGEFKPLLISNTTSQSNHSLHTQRENKHTAPSVMPLKLKHEQCCQLGVNITPRKLCNLETHINLLQSKIKGLDRKHKLRTESEAKLKSYNTTMDEALLTELKQCQGGEKQAVFKSCCKKPDSWKLST, from the exons ATGAAAGAagaatttctttttcatttttattatgcTTGTTTTCTAATTATATTTGCAGCGTCAAAAG gTGAATTCAAGCCGTTGTTAATTTCAAACACGACGTCGCAGTCAAACCATTCATTGCATACTCAACGAGAAAATAAACATACAGCCCCATCTGTAATGCCTCTCAAACTCAAACATGAGCAGTGCTGTCAACTTGGTGTGAATATTACACCGCGCAAACTTTGTAACTTAGAAACGCATATTAATTTGCTGCAATCAAAAATAAAAGGACTAGATCGAAAGCATAAATTAAGAACGGAGAGTGAAGCCAAGTTAAAATCGTATAACACAACTATGGACGAAGCTCTTTTGACAGAATTAAAACAATGTCAAGGCGGAGAAAAGCAAGCAGTATTTAAAAGCTGTTGTAAAAAGCCTGACTCTTGGAAACTTTCAACGTGA